Proteins from a single region of Rhea pennata isolate bPtePen1 chromosome 6, bPtePen1.pri, whole genome shotgun sequence:
- the ORMDL1 gene encoding ORM1-like protein 1 isoform X1 — MKNYRLAITAKMNVGVAHSEVNPNTRVMNSRGMWLTYTLGVGLLHIVLLSIPFFSVPVAWTLTNVIHNLGMYVFLHAVKGTPFETPDQGKARLLTHWEQLDYGVQFTSSRKFFTISPIILYFLASFYTKYDPTHFILNTASLLTVLIPKLPQLHGVRIFGINKY; from the exons ATGAAGAATTACAGATTAGCCATAAC GGCAAAAATGAACGTAGGAGTTGCCCACAGCGAGGTAAATCCAAACACGCGGGTGATGAACAGTCGAGGAATGTGGCTGACATACACGCTTGGAGTCGGCTTGCTGCATATTGTCTTGCTCAGCATTCCCTTCTTTAGTGTCCCTGTTGCATGGACTTTAACAAATGTGATTCACAATTTG GGAATGTATGTGTTTTTGCATGCAGTTAAGGGAACTCCTTTTGAAACACCTGATCAGGGGAAAGCTAGGCTACTAACGCACTGGGAGCAACTGGATTATGGAGTACAATTTACATCTTCAAGAAAATTCTTCACAATCTCTCCTATAATACT GTACTTCCTGGCAAGTTTCTACACGAAGTATGATCCAACGCACTTTATCCTCAACACGGCCTCTCTCCTGACGGTGCTCATCCCCAAGCTGCCGCAGCTGCACGGTGTCAGAATCTTTGGCATCAACAAGTACTGA
- the ORMDL1 gene encoding ORM1-like protein 1 isoform X2 — protein MNVGVAHSEVNPNTRVMNSRGMWLTYTLGVGLLHIVLLSIPFFSVPVAWTLTNVIHNLGMYVFLHAVKGTPFETPDQGKARLLTHWEQLDYGVQFTSSRKFFTISPIILYFLASFYTKYDPTHFILNTASLLTVLIPKLPQLHGVRIFGINKY, from the exons ATGAACGTAGGAGTTGCCCACAGCGAGGTAAATCCAAACACGCGGGTGATGAACAGTCGAGGAATGTGGCTGACATACACGCTTGGAGTCGGCTTGCTGCATATTGTCTTGCTCAGCATTCCCTTCTTTAGTGTCCCTGTTGCATGGACTTTAACAAATGTGATTCACAATTTG GGAATGTATGTGTTTTTGCATGCAGTTAAGGGAACTCCTTTTGAAACACCTGATCAGGGGAAAGCTAGGCTACTAACGCACTGGGAGCAACTGGATTATGGAGTACAATTTACATCTTCAAGAAAATTCTTCACAATCTCTCCTATAATACT GTACTTCCTGGCAAGTTTCTACACGAAGTATGATCCAACGCACTTTATCCTCAACACGGCCTCTCTCCTGACGGTGCTCATCCCCAAGCTGCCGCAGCTGCACGGTGTCAGAATCTTTGGCATCAACAAGTACTGA
- the OSGEPL1 gene encoding tRNA N6-adenosine threonylcarbamoyltransferase, mitochondrial — protein MNSITKSLLKSIKHGQAAWLRSNSTHLGKPCLPKLVLGIETSCDDTGAAVVDDAGNILGEALHCQKEVHLKTGGIIPLVAQQLHRENIEQIVKEALSISGVSVNELAAIATTVKPGLALSLGVGLKYSLKLVNEYKKPFIPIHHMEAHALTIRLTNQVEFPFLVLLLSGGHCILAVAQGVSDFLLLGQSIDIAPGDMLDKVARRLSLSKHPECHSMAGGKAIEHLAQTGNRQRYAFRVPMQHHRNCDFSFSGLQNLVNKVIIQKEKEEGLQEGELLSCVKDIAAAAQHAVAVHIIKRTYRAMLFCIKHSILSPKNATLVVSGGVASNQYIRKGLQILADANGFAFLCPPPRLCTDNGVMIAWNGIERLRAGLGVLHCTDGIRYEANAALGIDISKRVEEDSIKVPRLKMKI, from the exons ATGAACAGCATCACCAAAAGCCTTTTGAAATCAATTAAACATGGCCAGGCTGCGTGGCTAAGAAGCAACTCTACTCACTTGGGAAAACCGTGTCTTCCAAAACTAGTTCTGGGAATAGAAACAAGCTGCGATGATACTGGTGCTGCTGTGGTGGATGATGCTGGCAATATTCTAGGAGAAGCACTGCACTGTCAGAAGGAAGTCCATTTGAA aACAGGTGGGATAATTCCTCTGGTGGCACAGCAACTTCACAGAGAAAACATTGAGCAAATAGTAAAAGAAGCGCTTAGCATCAGCGGAGTTTCTGTAAATGAACTTGCTGCTATTGCAACTACAGTAAAACCAGGACTTGCGTTAAGTCTTGGAGTGGGACTGAAATACAGCTTAAAATTGGTGAACGAGTATAAGAAGCCTTTCATACCCATTCATCACATGGAGGCTCACGCACTTACCATTAGACTGACAAatcaagtggaatttcctttcTTAGTTCTTTTGCTGTCTGGAGGTCACTGCATTTTGGCAGTAGCACAAGGAGtttcagatttccttctgcttggaCAGTCAATAGATATAGCACCAGGTGACATGTTGGACAAG GTGGCAAGAAGGCTCTCCTTAAGCAAACACCCAGAGTGCCACAGCATGGCTGGGGGGAAGGCTATAGAGCACTTGGCTCAGACTGGAAACCGGCAGCGTTATGCATTCAGAGTTCCCATGCAACATCACCGtaactgtgatttttctttctctggacTTCAGAATCTTGTAAATAAAGTAattatacaaaaagaaaaagaagaag GTCTTCAGGAAGGAGAGCTGCTGTCTTGTGTTAAagatattgctgctgctgcacagcacGCAGTGGCTGTTCATATTATCAAGCGGACGTATCGAGCCATGCTGTTCTGCATAAAACATAGCATATTATCACCAAAAAATGCAACTTTG GTTGTGTCAGGAGGAGTTGCAAGTAATCAGTATATCCGAAAAGGTCTGCAGATTTTGGCGGATGCaaatggttttgcttttctgtgtcctcCTCCAAGACTCTGCACTGATAATGGTGTCATGATTGCATG GAATGGCATTGAAAGGTTACGTGCAGGACTTGGTGTTTTACACTGTACTGATGGCATCCGCTATGAAGCAAA CGCTGCCCTTGGCATTGATATCTCAAAAAGAGTTGAAGAAGATTCCATCAAGGTGCCAAGactaaaaatgaagatttga